A single Lolium perenne isolate Kyuss_39 chromosome 6, Kyuss_2.0, whole genome shotgun sequence DNA region contains:
- the LOC139832429 gene encoding uncharacterized protein, with translation MEAAKGGRRGLSGEEFRNNLQAAAAASNQDHQDTGHSGDDRGERVQAPTRVAGLLMAPSRSGGEKGGPGEGPAHPKLLGGASADSRQWRQALCDSSQREEEDGNWDDDDGTEEAGFRQGAGTMRKGTVDREDDVYLEFEEEDEVKPAPSERKTWDLLARYMASFKPNTKAMFNYFIEVVWHPRTGIKYSEKGKNYYMITLFSKGDYDFVKRGGPWIFNRNALIVTDMDPAKQPLETVLNSVPIWVKIYDVPWGKQDKTWGMRYGDGLGEAMEVDVPASEQHKKEYLRVRVLLPYDRRLQTHITTGVKGKPQEKKVFKLKYERLPYYCTHCGFMGHKTDVCEKNLRGTPSLNYDAHELRCSPQKKFEHRPRYVPPPHVKRGLSFASFGSAESHRGVARQQSWGQRRASAWPGREQSRAESADDNVMLPLEDDPDYIAAVRQSEMEEKEQQMSEEVEVTLAAGVDAMLVEQPTSDVGKDIVSPIIEFPDEDGLPFENPHGHHVHISMMEDMLSRLHRLHGSAVPASHGNSWQHEPRASDMIPALQGLSSLQVSFGSVSDTVMSPADTILGKRGAEEQEVQGEHREKSVGLDYAGGGAGTPPKKGKLQTTPTTQAEAGKTRKVYTRSKTMATTGSVPYTYDNKRHGRANVRVRLDRAVACPAWRDRYAETTVKHLTSPISDHCPVLVEMVQEVRVKHRSTRRHYEILWERESDLGERIAAAWGEAGPKNNLVDVMKGLDQVMSMLQTWSKKKFGNVLRELDKARKNLEFLRMSNADQQAIRQATDHMQELLYREEMLWLQRSRVTWLKEGDRNTRFFHQKAVWRACRNKIKKLKDDQGVWKEVPSDMERMASSYFQELFTRDPSLNSDALIGMIQEKVTSAMNDNLCKDFTDDEISDALFQIGPLKAPGVDGFPARFYQRNWGTIKEEVINAVKLFFVSGQMPEGVNDTAIVLIPKCDQPETVKDFRPISLCTVIYKVISKCMVNRLRPILGEIVSANQSAFVPGRLITDNALVAFECLHFIEQNTHPDKNFCAYKLDLSKAYDRVDWDYLRRVMQSIKSQLGILPRSEFVGVRLAYHIFFLRMIVSCSSRLQQIREELKGLLNVVQEYFESKYLGLPTPDGRMSSGKFQSLQAKLAKCLVEWDDNHKSQAAKEVLIKAIAQAIPVYVMSMFKLPLGLCDELTAMIRRYWWGAENGKRKTHWVAWDTMLRPKECGGIGFRDMRLFNQALLARQAWRLIQYPETLCAQLLKAKYFPNGSLIDTVFTGNGSSSWHAIEYGLELLKQGVIWRVGNGVSIRAWRDPWIPRDCNHRPQTSQGGCRYRWVSDFLLPDGSWNTQRLHLYFQQEDIDAIRKIKPSVRNEQDFIAWFPEKSGQFTVRSAYRLGLTKSMQTQSYGSTSLRPNGERPSWKVIWSCQVPPKVKVLTWKICRNAISTQVNLSRRGMGTSRTCTLCGVEDEDSFHVFMRCAHATSLWKAMSEVWSLPRVELIRNTGKEWLLQLLVSIPETQRAPTLMTIWRIWHAHNEMTHEKPCPSIEGSRRFLISYLNSLMMIKQFPNADVVKGKMVVDPDQGFKRATEGRANRPSQKKRWILPKPSKMKLNVDGAYTMISAGAGMILRDSAGEVIFSACRALEDCRDATEAELLAIEEGLRLALLWTQMEVTLETDCAEALEFIQQSTPNTSIYASRITVIRELLGERETKVVKISRDVNGASHELARLARVHGRTGFWLRSFPEEVAVAISNDRSSCSD, from the exons ATGGAAGCTGCGAAGGGAGGAAGGAGAGGCTTGTCGGGCGAGGAATTCCGCAACAATCTGCAAGCAGCGGCCGCTGCAAGCAACCAGGATCATCAGGATACTGGCCACTCTGGCGATGATCGAGGTGAGCGAGTTCAGGCGCCTACCAGGGTCGCCGGTCTACTGATGGCGCCGTCGAGAAGTGGGGGTGAAAAAGGGGGTCCCGGTGAGGGACCTGCCCACCCGAAGCTTTTAGGCGGTGCTTCAGCGGACTCGCGGCAATGGCGCCAAGCGCTCTGTGATTCGAGCCAGAGGGAGGAAGAGGATGGTAATTGGGATGATGATGATGGGACAGAGGAGGCTGGGTTCAGGCAGGGTGCGGGCACGATGAGAAAAGGGACTGTGGACAGAGAAGATGACGTGTATTTGGaatttgaggaagaagatgaagtgaaaCCTGCGCCGAGTGAACGGAAAACCTGGGATCTACTGGCTAGGTATATGGCGTCGTTCAAACCAAACACGAAGGCCATGTTCAACTATTTCATAGAGGTGGTCTGGCATCCGAGAACTGGAATCAAGTACTCGGAGAAGGGGAAGAACTACTACATGATCACCCTCTTTTCGAAGGGTGACTATGACTTTGTGAAACGGGGCGGTCCATGGATTTTCAACCGGAACGCCTTGATTGTCACTGATATGGACCCAGCAAAGCAGCCTTTGGAGACGGTGCTGAATTCTGTTCCGATTTGGGTGAAGATATATGACGTGCCATGGGGGAAGCAGGACAAGACCTGGGGTATGAGGTACGGCGATGGGCTGGGCGAAGCTATGGAGGTAGATGTTCCGGCAAGCGAGCAGCACAAAAAGGAGTATCTCCGTGTGAGGGTGTTGCTACCATATGACAGACGTCTACAAACGCACATAACTACAGGTGTGAAGGGGAAACCCCAGGAGAAAAAAGTCTTTAAGCTAAAGTATGAACGGCTCCCGTACTACTGCACCCATTGTGGCTTCATGGGACACAAAACTGATGTATGTGAGAAGAACCTGAGAGGTACCCCGTCACTGAACTATGATGCACATGAGTTACGCTGCAGCCCGCAGAAGAAGTTCGAGCATCGGCCACGTTATGTGCCTCCACCACATGTAAAGCGGGGTCTCAGCTTTGCGAGCTTCGGAAGTGCTGAATCTCACAGGGGGGTTGCGCGTCAGCAGAGCTGGGGACAGCGTCGGGCGAGTGCATGGCCAGGACGTGAGCAGTCGCGTGCCGAGTCTGCGGATGACAACGTGATGCTGCCACTTGAGGACGACCCGGATTATATAGCTGCAGTCAGACAATCAGAGATGGAGGAAAAGGAGCAGCAAATGTCTGAGGAAGTTGAAGTGACTTTGGCGGCAGGGGTAGACGCAATGCTGGTCGAACAACCAACATCTGATGTGGGGAAAGACATTGTAAGCCCGATCATTGAGTTCCCTGATGAGGATGGGCTGCCTTTTGAAAATCCTCACGGGCACCATGTCCATATCAGCATGATGGAGGACATGCTCTCACGCCTGCATCGCCTACACGGGAGTGCTGTACCTGCCTCTCATGGGAATAGCTGGCAGCATGAACCGAGGGCGAGTGACATGATCCCTGCCCTCCAGGGCCTTTCGTCATTACAGGTGTCGTTCGGCTCTGTGTCTGATACGGTGATGTCCCCGGCTGACACCATACTAGGCAAGCGTGGTGCCGAGGAGCAGGAGGTCCAAGGTGAGCACCGGGAGAAGTCTGTGGGGCTGGACTATGCAGGGGGAGGGGCGGGCACTCCGCCAAAGAAAGGCAAGCTGCAAACAACGCCGACGACGCAAGCTGAGGCGGGTAAGACCAGGAAGGTGTACACCAGATCCAAGACCATGGCGACGACCGGAA GTGTTCCTTACACATATGATAATAAGAGGCACGGACGCGCTAATGTGCGGGTCAGGTTGGATCGCGCCGTTGCCTGCCCTGCCTGGCGGGATAGATATGCTGAGACCACGGTGAAGCACCTGACTTCTCCGATTTCTGATCACTGCCCGGTGCTCGTTGAGATGGTACAAGAGGTACGTGTGAAGCACAGAAGTACAAGACGACACTATGAAATCCTATGGGAACGTGAGTCTGACCTTGGGGAAAGAATTGCTGCAGCGTGGGGTGAGGCCGGTCCGAAAAATAATTTGGTGGACGTCATGAAGGGGCTTGATCAGGTTATGTCTATGCTGCAAACCTGGTCTAAGAAAAAGTTTGGCAATGTGCTGCGTGAGCTCGACAAAGCACGGAAAAATCTGGAATTTCTAAGGATGAGCAATGCGGACCAGCAGGCGATCCGCCAGGCCACTGATCATATGCAGGAGTTACTATACAGAGAGGAAATGCTATGGCTTCAACGATCCCGTGTTACTTGGCTTAAGGAGGGAGACCGAAACACTAGGTTCTTCCACCAAAAAGCTGTCTGGCGCGCCTGTCGAAACAAGATAAAGAAATTAAAAGATGACCAAGGTGTCTGGAAGGAGGTGCCGTCTGATATGGAGAGAATGGCATCGTCCTATTTCCAAGAATTGTTCACTAGAGACCCCTCTCTTAATTCTGATGCTCTTATTGGTATGATACAGGAGAAAGTAACCTCGGCCATGAATGACAACCTCTGCAAGGACTTCACGGATGACGAGATTAGTGATGCCTTGTTCCAAATTGGGCCCCTCAAAGCTCCTGGTGTGGATGGATTTCCCGCACGGTTCTACCAGCGCAATTGGGGTACCATCAAGGAGGAAGTGATCAACGCGGTGAAGCTTTTCTTTGTTAGTGGTCAAATGCCGGAGGGGGTTAATGATACTGCGATTGTGCTAATCCCCAAATGTGATCAGCCTGAAACCGTGAAGGACTTCAGACCCATCAGCCTGTGCACGGTCATATATAAGGTTATATCTAAATGCATGGTAAATCGGCTCAGACCTATACTAGGTGAGATTGTGTCTGCTAATCAGAGTGCTTTCGTTCCTGGTAGACTAATCACAGATAATGCCTTAGTGGCCTTCGAGTGTCTGCATTTCATTGAGCAAAATACACATCCTGATAAGAATTTTTGTGCTTATAAGTTGGATCTCTCTAAAGCCTATGACAGAGTGGATTGGGACTATCTTAGGAGAGTGATGCAAAG CATCAAGTCTCAGTTGGGAATATTACCCCGGTCAGAATTTGTAGGCGTGCGCCTGGCATATCACATCTTCTTTTTGCGGATGATAGTCTCCTGTTCTTCAAGGCTACAGCAGATCAG GGAAGAGCTAAAGGGGCTGTTGAATGTGGTACAGGAATATTTTGAATCAAAATATTTGGGATTGCCAACTCCTGATGGCCGCATGTCTAGTGGGAAATTCCAAAGCCTGCAAGCCAAGTTGGCAAAATGTTTAGTCGAGTGGGATGACAACCATAAGTCCCAAGCAGCAAAGGAAGTACTGATCAAAGCCATCGCCCAAGCCATTCCTGTCTATGTCATGAGTATGTTCAAGCTACCCCTGGGCCTCTGTGATGAACTGACCGCAATGATAAGAAGATACTGGTGGGGCGCTGAGAACGGTAAGAGGAAGACACATTGGGTGGCATGGGATACCATGCTTCGGCCTAAAGAGTGCGGGGGCATTGGTTTCCGTGATATGCGCCTGTTTAACCAGGCCCTATTAGCTAGGCAAGCATGGAGGCTGATCCAATATCCTGAGACTCTATGTGCACAACTGCTGAAGGCTAAATATTTTCCAAATGGATCGTTGATTGATACTGTGTTCACTGGTAATGGATCGTCATCTTGGCACGCCATTGAATATGGCCTAGAGCTACTTAAGCAAGGAGTGATCTGGAGAGTGGGCAACGGTGTGAGCATTCGAGCCTGGAGGGACCCCTGGATTCCAAGGGACTGTAATCACCGGCCACAAACATCACAGGGTGGTTGTCGTTATCGGTGGGTCTCCGACTTCCTTCTCCCAGATGGTTCCTGGAATACACAGCGGCTGCACCTTTACTTTCAGCAAGAGGACATCGATGCAATTCGGAAGATCAAACCATCTGTGCGTAACGAGCAGGATTTCATTGCTTGGTTCCCCGAGAAGAGCGGTCAATTTACTGTTCGCAGTGCCTACCGCCTTGGCTTAACCAAGAGCATGCAGACCCAGTCCTATGGTTCAACTAGCCTGCGACCCAATGGAGAACGTCCAAGCTGGAAGGTGATATGGAGCTGTCAGGTACCACCAAAAGTGAAAGTTCTAACCTGGAAGATTTGCAGAAATGCCATTTCGACACAGGTCAATCTGTCTAGAAGAGGTATGGGTACTTCTAGGACATGTACACTCTGTGGCGTTGAGGATGAGGACTCCTTCCACGTGTTTATGCGTTGTGCTCATGCTACAAGCCTCTGGAAGGCTATGTCGGAAGTTTGGTCCCTGCCCCGTGTTGAGCTGATCAGAAATACCGGTAAGGAATGGCTCCTGCAGTTGCTCGTCTCCATCCCGGAGACACAACGAGCGCCCACCCTCATGACTATATGGCGTATCTGGCATGCCCACAATGAGATGACGCACGAGAAACCCTGTCCCTCGATTGAGGGGTCGCGTAGGTTTTTGATCAGCTACCTCAATTCGCTTATGATGATCAAGCAATTTCCGAATGCAGATGTGGTGAAAGGGAAAATGGTGGTGGATCCGGACCAGGGGTTTAAGCGAGCTACTGAAGGTAGGGCCAACCGTCCAAGCCAAAAGAAGAGATGGATCCTACCCAAGCCAAGCAAGATGAAGCTGAATGTGGATGGGGCCTATACGATGATCAGTGCAGGCGCAGGTATGATCTTGCGTGATTCAGCCGGCGAGGTTATCTTCTCAGCGTGTCGAGCTTTAGAGGACTGCAGAGATGCTACTGAGGCAGAGCTCCTTGCCATCGAGGAGGGCTTACGTCTGGCACTGCTTTGGACACAGATGGAAGTTACGCTGGAGACGGACTGTGCGGAAGCCCTGGAGTTTATTCAACAATCGACGCCCAACACATCTATCTACGCTTCCCGAATCACAGTCATTCGTGAGCTTTTAGGGGAACGAGAAACGAAAGTAGTGAAGATCAGCCGGGATGTGAATGGCGCGAGCCATGAACTGGCTAGATTAGCTAGGGTACATGGTCGCACTGGGTTTTGGCTCAGAAGCTTCCCCGAGGAAGTGGCTGTAGCCATCTCCAACGACCGTAGCTCCTGCTCGGATTGA